A stretch of Aythya fuligula isolate bAytFul2 chromosome 1, bAytFul2.pri, whole genome shotgun sequence DNA encodes these proteins:
- the COPS7A gene encoding COP9 signalosome complex subunit 7a, producing MAAEGKVTGQSQEQFLLLAKAARGAALASLIHQVLEAPGIYVFGELLDMPAVRELADSEFSPVFRLLTIFAYGTYADYLAEAANLPPLTEAQKNKLRHLSVVTLAAKIKCIPYSVLLEQLQLKNVRQLEDLVIEAVYADVLRGSLDQRNQRLEVDYSIGRDIRREELSTITRTLQEWCQGCEVVLSGIEEQVSRANQHKEQQLALKQQIESEVANLKKTIKVTTAAAAAATSQDPEQHLTELREPAPGTNQRQASKKTSKAKGLRGSAKIWSKSN from the exons ATGGCGGCCGAGGGGAAGGTGAcggggcagagccaggagcagtTCCTGCTGCTCGCCAAGGCCGCCCGCGGCGCCGCCCTGGCCAGCCTGATCCACCAGGTGCTGGAGGCGCCGGGCATCTACGTCTTCGGGGAGCTGCTGGACATGCCGGCCGTGCGGGAG CTGGCCGACAGCGAGTTCTCGCCCGTCTTTCGCCTCCTGACCATCTTCGCCTACGGCACCTACGCCGATTACCTGG CTGAAGCAGCAAACCTCCCTCCCTTGACAGAGGCCCAGAAGAATAAACTGAGGCACCTGTCAGTCGTCACCCTGGCCGCCAAGATCAAG TGCATCCCCTACtcggtgctgctggagcagctgcagctgaagaacGTGCGGCAGCTGGAGGACCTTGTGATTGAGGCTGTGTACGCAGATGTGCTGCGAGGGAGCTTGGATCAGCGGAACCAGCGCCTGGAGGTGGATTACAGCATTGGGAGGGACATCCGGAGGGAGGAGCTAAGCACCATCACCCGCACATTGCAGGAGTG GTGCCAGGGCTGTGAAGTTGTCTTGTCTGGCATCGAAGAACAGGTTAGCCGAGCCAACCAACACAAAGAGCAACAGCTGGCACTCAAGCAGCAGATAGAGAGCGAG GTAGCAAATCTGAAGAAGACAATTAAAGTGACAACAGCAGCTGCCGCAGCAGCTACGTCCCAAGACCCAGAACAGCACCTAACAGAGCTCAGGGAGCCAGCGCCTGGCACCAACCAGCGCCAGGCCAGCAAGAAAACTTCCAAAGCCAAAGG GCTCCGGGGCAGCGCGAAGATTTGGTCTAAGTCAAACTAG
- the MLF2 gene encoding myeloid leukemia factor 2 isoform X2 — MFRLMRDGEPEDPLFAMDPFAIHRQHMNRMFSGSFGFGPLLGITDGTTPGARQAGRRMQAGAISPFGMLGMAGGFMDMFGMMNDMIGNMEHMTNGANCQTFTSSTVISYSNLGDGPKVYQETSEMRSAPGGIRETRRTVRDSDSGLEQMSIGHHIRERAHIMQRSRNHRTGDQEERQDYINMDESDAAAFDDEWRRETSRFRPQRGLEYRRHEGTAGRRAEGTRLAIQGPEDSPSRQSRRYRQ; from the exons ATGTTCCGGCTGATGAGGGATGGGGAGCCCGAGGACCCCCTCTTCGCCAT GGACCCTTTTGCTATCCACCGGCAGCACATGAACCGCATGTTTTCTGGAAGTTTTGGGTTCGGCCCGCTGCTCGGCATCACCGATGGGACCACTCCTGGGGCGCGCCAGGCCGGCCGCAGGATGCAG GCAGGAGCTATCTCACCCTTTGGGATGCTGGGCATG gCAGGTGGCTTTATGGATATGTTTGGCATGATGAATGACATGATTGGGAACATG GAACATATGACAAACGGTGCTAACTGCCAGACGTTTACCTCCTCAACTGTCATCTCCTATTCCAACCTGGGTGACGGGCCCAAAGTCTATCAGGAGACCTCAGAGATGCGTTCAGCACCTGGCGGG ATCCGTGAGACGAGGCGGACTGTAAGGGACTCAGACAGTGGCTTGGAACAAATGTCTATTGGGCACCACATCAGGGAGAGAGCCCACATCATGCAGCGGTCCCGGAACCACCGCACAGGCGACCAGGAAGAAAGGCAGGACTACATCAACATGGACGAGA GTGATGCGGCTGCGTTTGACGACGAGTGGCGGCGAGAGACCTCCCGTTTTCGGCCACAGCGGGGCCTGGAGTACCGACGCCACGAGGGCACCGCTGGCCGCCGGGCCGAAGGGACTCGCCTCGCCATCCAGGGCCCTGAGGATTCTCCCTCCAGACAGTCCCGTCG GTACAGACAGTGA
- the MLF2 gene encoding myeloid leukemia factor 2 isoform X1, translating into MFRLMRDGEPEDPLFAMDPFAIHRQHMNRMFSGSFGFGPLLGITDGTTPGARQAGRRMQAGAISPFGMLGMAGGFMDMFGMMNDMIGNMEHMTNGANCQTFTSSTVISYSNLGDGPKVYQETSEMRSAPGGIRETRRTVRDSDSGLEQMSIGHHIRERAHIMQRSRNHRTGDQEERQDYINMDESDAAAFDDEWRRETSRFRPQRGLEYRRHEGTAGRRAEGTRLAIQGPEDSPSRQSRRYDW; encoded by the exons ATGTTCCGGCTGATGAGGGATGGGGAGCCCGAGGACCCCCTCTTCGCCAT GGACCCTTTTGCTATCCACCGGCAGCACATGAACCGCATGTTTTCTGGAAGTTTTGGGTTCGGCCCGCTGCTCGGCATCACCGATGGGACCACTCCTGGGGCGCGCCAGGCCGGCCGCAGGATGCAG GCAGGAGCTATCTCACCCTTTGGGATGCTGGGCATG gCAGGTGGCTTTATGGATATGTTTGGCATGATGAATGACATGATTGGGAACATG GAACATATGACAAACGGTGCTAACTGCCAGACGTTTACCTCCTCAACTGTCATCTCCTATTCCAACCTGGGTGACGGGCCCAAAGTCTATCAGGAGACCTCAGAGATGCGTTCAGCACCTGGCGGG ATCCGTGAGACGAGGCGGACTGTAAGGGACTCAGACAGTGGCTTGGAACAAATGTCTATTGGGCACCACATCAGGGAGAGAGCCCACATCATGCAGCGGTCCCGGAACCACCGCACAGGCGACCAGGAAGAAAGGCAGGACTACATCAACATGGACGAGA GTGATGCGGCTGCGTTTGACGACGAGTGGCGGCGAGAGACCTCCCGTTTTCGGCCACAGCGGGGCCTGGAGTACCGACGCCACGAGGGCACCGCTGGCCGCCGGGCCGAAGGGACTCGCCTCGCCATCCAGGGCCCTGAGGATTCTCCCTCCAGACAGTCCCGTCGGTATGACTGGTGA